Proteins from a genomic interval of Caldicellulosiruptor diazotrophicus:
- a CDS encoding M50 family metallopeptidase: protein MNLILALIVLTIVILVHEFGHFIVCKLSGVLVEEFAIGFGPKLFSIKGKETEYSVRAFLIGGYVKPLGEDQDVDHPQALNNAKVHKRILMVLMGPVMNFILAILIMMGIGYFIGFGTNTIGRVEPNMPAYEAGIRSGDRIVALDKNRVYVWDQVSFYLAVHNMLYKDREIEIKILRDGKQYTFRVMPKYDPNTKTKRIGVSSKISRKNLLDSIYYGLFGTYAEIKETIYSVVLMITGRVSASEIMGPVGMVKTIGEAANAGFKQSVFRGLLNILWLMQLISVNLGVINLIPFPALDGSRLVFYLYEAVARKPFNREKEALIHTIGFVLLLFLLVIVTFNDIKNIIMPGR from the coding sequence ATGAATCTTATATTGGCTTTAATTGTGCTGACAATAGTGATACTTGTTCATGAATTTGGACATTTTATTGTATGTAAACTTTCAGGTGTACTTGTTGAAGAATTTGCAATTGGTTTTGGTCCCAAACTCTTTAGCATAAAGGGAAAAGAGACGGAGTATTCTGTGAGGGCATTTTTGATAGGAGGGTATGTAAAGCCTCTTGGTGAAGACCAGGATGTTGACCATCCACAAGCACTCAACAACGCAAAGGTTCACAAAAGAATTTTGATGGTTTTGATGGGACCTGTTATGAACTTTATTCTTGCCATATTAATCATGATGGGGATTGGTTATTTTATTGGTTTTGGAACCAACACAATTGGTAGGGTAGAACCAAACATGCCTGCATATGAGGCTGGGATAAGAAGTGGTGACAGGATTGTTGCGCTTGACAAAAATAGAGTTTATGTCTGGGACCAGGTAAGCTTTTATTTGGCTGTTCACAATATGCTCTACAAAGACAGAGAAATAGAAATAAAGATTTTAAGAGATGGCAAACAATATACTTTCAGGGTAATGCCAAAGTATGACCCGAACACAAAAACAAAACGAATAGGCGTTTCATCAAAAATATCACGTAAAAATTTATTAGATAGCATCTATTATGGGCTATTTGGAACATATGCAGAGATAAAAGAGACCATATATAGTGTTGTGTTAATGATAACAGGAAGGGTATCGGCATCTGAGATTATGGGACCTGTTGGTATGGTAAAGACAATTGGCGAGGCTGCAAATGCCGGATTTAAACAGAGCGTGTTTAGAGGTCTTTTGAATATTCTGTGGCTTATGCAGCTGATTTCAGTAAACTTGGGTGTTATAAATCTTATACCATTTCCTGCTTTAGATGGTAGCAGACTCGTGTTTTATTTGTACGAAGCTGTGGCAAGAAAACCATTTAACAGAGAAAAAGAAGCACTTATTCACACAATTGGTTTTGTACTTCTTCTATTTTTGTTGGTGATAGTTACCTTTAATGATATAAAGAATATTATAATGCCTGGAAGGTGA
- the ispG gene encoding flavodoxin-dependent (E)-4-hydroxy-3-methylbut-2-enyl-diphosphate synthase produces the protein MKLLTKKVRIGELYIGGGEPIRIQSMTNTKTKDVEATVDQILRLESLGCEIIRVAVPDLDSAKAISKIKLKIHIPLVADIHFDYKLALEAIYNGADKIRINPGNIGDEKKVHEIAKEAKRYGIAIRVGANSGSLPKEILQKYKSPVPEAIVDAAIYQVKLLEKYDFDNIVVSVKSSDVLTTIKSYEILSQKLSYPLHVGLTEAGTFVAGTVKSSIAIGYLLLRGIGDTIRVSLTDSPEKEVIVAKEILKSLKLRKGVKIVSCPTCARCNVDLLKIADEVEKRIQNLDLDISVAIMGCAVNGPGEAKEADVGVACGAGEGLLFKKGKIIRKVKENEIVDELVKEIYSLS, from the coding sequence GTGAAGTTGTTGACAAAAAAAGTTAGAATAGGAGAACTTTATATTGGCGGTGGTGAGCCAATTAGAATTCAGTCAATGACAAACACAAAGACAAAGGATGTTGAAGCTACAGTTGATCAAATATTGAGGCTTGAGAGTTTGGGATGTGAAATAATAAGAGTTGCTGTTCCAGATTTAGATAGTGCTAAGGCCATAAGTAAAATAAAACTGAAGATACACATTCCACTTGTTGCTGACATTCATTTTGACTATAAGCTCGCGCTTGAAGCTATTTACAATGGTGCTGACAAGATTAGAATAAATCCTGGAAATATTGGAGATGAAAAAAAAGTCCATGAAATAGCAAAAGAGGCCAAAAGGTATGGGATTGCTATTAGAGTTGGTGCAAATTCTGGTTCGCTTCCAAAAGAGATATTGCAAAAATATAAGTCTCCTGTACCAGAGGCCATTGTGGATGCAGCAATATACCAGGTAAAACTTCTTGAAAAATACGACTTTGACAATATTGTTGTATCTGTTAAATCTTCAGATGTTTTAACTACAATTAAGAGCTATGAAATACTATCCCAAAAGCTCAGCTATCCTCTTCATGTTGGTCTTACCGAAGCAGGCACTTTTGTTGCAGGTACTGTGAAGTCGAGCATTGCAATTGGTTATCTTCTCTTGAGGGGAATTGGTGATACAATAAGAGTTTCTCTTACAGATAGTCCAGAGAAAGAGGTTATTGTGGCAAAGGAGATTTTGAAAAGTTTAAAGCTCAGAAAAGGTGTGAAGATAGTATCATGTCCCACTTGTGCAAGGTGTAATGTTGACCTTTTAAAGATTGCAGATGAGGTTGAAAAGAGAATACAAAATTTAGACTTGGACATTTCGGTTGCGATAATGGGCTGTGCAGTAAACGGCCCTGGCGAGGCAAAAGAAGCAGATGTAGGTGTGGCATGTGGAGCTGGTGAAGGACTTCTGTTTAAGAAAGGCAAGATTATAAGGAAAGTGAAAGAGAATGAGATTGTAGATGAGCTTGTAAAGGAAATCTATTCTCTTTCTTAA
- a CDS encoding glycosyltransferase family 2 protein, which translates to MCKKVVCLIPAYNEEKRIGAVLSVVKKCKLVDEIFVIDDGSVDKTAEVAAKNGVSVLRLEKNRGKSYAIFYGVENTEGDIILMLDADLVNLKVEDVENLIRPLLEDQADMTIGIFSDGRFSTDLAQKISPFLSGQRGIKRWVFEKILESREDIKDLGYAIEIILTEYAKKFNLRVLTVPLPKVSHVMKEEKLGFIKGAQHRMKMYSDIIKGYVNLKKSRDGQ; encoded by the coding sequence ATGTGTAAGAAGGTGGTTTGTCTTATTCCTGCTTACAACGAAGAAAAGAGAATAGGTGCTGTGCTTAGTGTTGTAAAAAAGTGTAAACTTGTAGATGAGATTTTTGTAATTGACGATGGTTCTGTAGACAAAACAGCTGAAGTAGCAGCAAAAAATGGTGTGAGTGTCTTAAGACTTGAAAAAAACAGAGGAAAGAGCTATGCTATTTTTTACGGTGTGGAGAATACAGAGGGAGATATAATATTGATGCTTGATGCAGACCTTGTAAATCTCAAGGTTGAAGATGTTGAAAATTTAATTAGACCTTTGCTTGAAGACCAGGCTGACATGACAATTGGAATTTTTTCTGACGGCAGGTTTTCCACCGACCTTGCCCAGAAGATTTCGCCTTTTTTGTCAGGCCAGAGAGGGATAAAAAGATGGGTTTTTGAAAAAATTTTAGAGTCGCGCGAGGATATAAAAGATTTGGGGTATGCAATAGAGATTATTTTAACTGAGTATGCCAAAAAGTTTAACTTAAGAGTATTGACAGTACCACTGCCAAAGGTTTCGCATGTGATGAAGGAAGAGAAGCTTGGGTTTATAAAAGGTGCTCAGCACCGGATGAAGATGTATTCAGATATAATAAAAGGTTATGTCAATCTCAAAAAAAGTAGGGATGGACAATGA
- a CDS encoding PolC-type DNA polymerase III, whose translation MSEALFLPVKPVKIEFDKSSMDLKVYVESLDNLKDIDLIGIEQRFKSLLESCRDVEIKLFKTRNLTLEELLKKYRWFLFYKISKRCNGLSHFLRECEIVQSSSGLDFLVPNGIRDILFERKVDVLVKQILSEEFGIVCDVDFKIKDFFIQFDTDQEVEKYLRLSEEKKEETEKITSEKNEVETDPTIIFGKKIDEKKEVTPISLVKVGTDCVIEGEIFNLEIKETKNQNVLIYKLYITDYLNSTFVKIVAKKDKIPTSISVGDYVKVEGRVEFDDFEKAVVVNAKNINKSQKPQRLDTSDNKRVELHAHTKMSAMDAVCSAEEIIKLAASMGHRAVAITDHGVVQAFPEAQEASKSCNIKVIYGMECYLIDDGAPVVYNPKEGQGFDSTFVVVDIETTGFDSQRDRIIEIGAVKIENGQITERFSTFVDPEGKIPVRISELTGIYQDMVDKAPKLSDVILEFEKFASGSVLVAHNAQFDIGFLKKAYHECGIIFDYTYIDTLELSRRLLTDLSSHKLNKVAEFLNIELKHHHRADSDAETTAGIFISLVERLKARGYKWLKEFNSIESNAKADLKSHSYHATILVKNQQGLKNLYKLVSYSHLEYFYKRPRIPKSLLIQLKDGLLIGSACESGEIFRAFLEGKSEEEIEKIAAFYDFLEIMPVENNSFLIREGYLKDEEDLREINKKIYNLGKKLGKLVVATSDAHYCHPHQRVLRQILKHNQGYDDVENDPQLYFRTTDEMLKEFEYLGSDACYEVVVENTNKIADMIEDVKPIPDETFPPKIEGAEEEIYNMTMKKAHEIYGDPLPEIVRARLEKELNSIIKNGFAVMYLIAQKLVSKSLSDGYLVGSRGSVGSSLVATMCGITEVNPLPPHYVCPHCKYSEFITDGSVGCGYDLEDKNCPRCGEKLKKDGHDIPFETFLGFDGDKEPDIDLNFSGDYQPIAHKFTEELFGQGYVFRAGTISTVAEKTAHGFVTKYAEEKGLSLHPAEILRLSQGCTGVKRTTGQHPGGLMIVPRDKEIFDFTPIQHPADSTDKSVITTHFDYHAISGRLLKLDILGHDDPTVIRMLQDLTGVDPRSIPLDDKDTMSIFTSTEALGISPEDIDCEVGTFGIPEFGTRFVRQMLIETKPKTFAELVRISGLSHGTNVWTNNAQDLVRNGIATLKEVISTRDDIMLYLIQKGVPPKDSFRIMEDVRKGKGLKPEDEQLLRAHNVPDWYIESCKKITYMFPKAHAAAYVMMAFRIAYFKVHYKEAFYATYFTVRADDFDYATIIKGRDAIRQKIRDLENRISSLSQKDKNLLTVLEIANEMLARGLKFYPVDLNESDAERFIIKDGGLLIPFSALPNVGVAAAKSIVEARKEGRFLSVDDLIRRAKLNKQVIEILTQYKVLKDLPQTSQLSFF comes from the coding sequence ATGAGTGAGGCTCTATTTTTGCCAGTAAAACCTGTTAAGATTGAGTTTGACAAATCAAGTATGGATCTTAAGGTTTATGTTGAGAGCCTTGATAACCTGAAAGATATTGACCTCATTGGAATTGAACAAAGATTCAAGTCTCTTTTAGAAAGTTGCAGAGATGTTGAGATAAAACTCTTCAAAACCAGAAACCTGACGTTGGAAGAACTTTTGAAAAAATATAGATGGTTTTTGTTTTATAAGATTTCAAAAAGATGTAACGGTCTTAGCCATTTTTTGAGAGAATGCGAGATTGTGCAAAGTTCAAGCGGCTTAGATTTTTTGGTTCCAAATGGTATCAGAGATATTCTTTTTGAAAGAAAAGTAGATGTGCTTGTAAAGCAAATACTGTCTGAAGAGTTCGGAATAGTATGCGACGTGGATTTTAAGATTAAAGACTTTTTTATCCAGTTTGATACAGACCAAGAAGTAGAAAAATATCTAAGGCTTAGCGAGGAAAAGAAAGAAGAAACAGAAAAAATTACAAGTGAAAAGAATGAGGTTGAGACAGACCCGACCATTATATTTGGCAAAAAGATAGATGAAAAGAAAGAGGTAACTCCTATTTCTCTTGTCAAAGTTGGTACTGATTGCGTGATCGAAGGTGAAATTTTTAATCTTGAGATAAAAGAGACTAAAAACCAAAATGTGCTCATATACAAGCTTTACATCACAGACTATTTAAATTCAACCTTTGTAAAAATTGTTGCTAAGAAAGATAAAATTCCTACTTCAATTTCTGTTGGAGATTATGTTAAGGTTGAAGGCAGGGTAGAATTTGACGATTTTGAAAAAGCGGTTGTGGTTAATGCTAAAAACATAAACAAAAGTCAAAAACCTCAGCGACTTGATACAAGCGATAACAAGAGAGTAGAACTTCATGCTCACACCAAAATGTCTGCTATGGATGCTGTGTGCTCTGCAGAGGAGATTATAAAATTGGCAGCTTCAATGGGACACAGAGCAGTTGCAATAACAGACCATGGAGTTGTTCAAGCGTTTCCAGAAGCACAGGAGGCTAGCAAAAGCTGTAATATCAAAGTTATCTATGGGATGGAATGCTATCTTATTGATGACGGCGCGCCAGTTGTTTACAATCCTAAGGAAGGACAAGGATTTGACTCTACCTTTGTGGTTGTTGACATTGAAACAACAGGGTTTGACAGTCAGAGAGATAGAATAATAGAAATTGGTGCTGTGAAGATAGAAAACGGTCAAATAACAGAGAGATTTTCTACATTTGTCGACCCCGAAGGCAAAATCCCTGTCAGGATATCAGAGCTAACAGGCATATACCAAGATATGGTTGATAAAGCCCCAAAGCTGAGTGACGTCATTTTAGAATTTGAAAAGTTTGCGAGCGGTAGCGTTCTTGTTGCGCACAACGCTCAGTTTGATATTGGATTTTTGAAAAAGGCGTACCATGAGTGTGGAATTATTTTCGACTATACATATATCGATACGCTGGAACTTTCAAGAAGGCTTTTGACAGACCTTTCTTCTCATAAGTTAAACAAAGTTGCTGAGTTTTTAAATATAGAGTTAAAACATCATCACAGAGCTGATTCTGACGCAGAAACAACAGCTGGTATCTTTATTTCTCTTGTGGAAAGATTAAAAGCAAGAGGGTACAAATGGTTAAAAGAATTTAATTCAATTGAGTCAAACGCAAAAGCAGACCTCAAGTCTCACAGCTATCATGCAACTATACTTGTAAAGAACCAGCAGGGGTTAAAAAATCTCTACAAACTGGTATCGTATTCTCATTTAGAATACTTCTATAAAAGGCCAAGGATACCCAAAAGTCTTTTGATACAATTAAAAGATGGACTTTTGATAGGAAGTGCGTGTGAGTCCGGTGAAATTTTCAGGGCCTTTTTAGAAGGAAAAAGTGAGGAAGAGATAGAAAAGATAGCAGCATTTTATGATTTCCTTGAGATAATGCCGGTTGAGAATAATTCTTTTTTGATTAGAGAAGGATACTTAAAAGATGAAGAAGATTTAAGAGAAATCAATAAAAAGATTTACAATCTTGGCAAAAAACTTGGCAAGCTTGTTGTTGCGACATCTGATGCGCACTATTGTCATCCACACCAGAGAGTGTTGCGCCAGATTTTAAAACATAACCAAGGGTACGATGATGTTGAAAATGACCCACAGCTTTATTTCAGAACAACTGATGAAATGCTCAAGGAATTTGAATATCTTGGCAGTGATGCTTGTTATGAAGTTGTTGTAGAAAATACCAATAAGATTGCCGATATGATAGAAGATGTAAAACCAATACCCGATGAGACTTTCCCACCCAAGATTGAGGGTGCTGAGGAAGAAATATACAACATGACAATGAAGAAAGCTCACGAAATATATGGAGACCCTCTTCCGGAAATTGTAAGAGCACGGCTTGAAAAGGAACTGAATTCGATAATCAAGAATGGTTTTGCGGTGATGTATTTGATTGCCCAAAAACTTGTATCTAAATCTTTGTCAGATGGGTATCTTGTTGGGTCACGAGGGTCTGTTGGTTCTTCTCTTGTTGCGACAATGTGTGGGATAACAGAGGTAAATCCGTTGCCCCCACATTATGTTTGTCCACACTGTAAGTATTCCGAGTTTATAACAGATGGTTCTGTTGGATGTGGTTATGACTTGGAAGACAAAAACTGTCCACGCTGTGGGGAAAAACTTAAAAAAGATGGGCACGACATACCGTTTGAGACCTTTTTGGGATTTGATGGGGATAAAGAACCTGATATTGACCTTAACTTTTCTGGTGATTATCAGCCAATTGCACACAAGTTTACAGAAGAACTGTTTGGACAAGGTTATGTGTTCAGAGCTGGTACAATATCAACAGTTGCAGAAAAGACAGCACATGGTTTTGTAACAAAGTATGCAGAAGAAAAAGGTTTGAGTCTTCATCCTGCAGAGATTTTGAGACTTTCTCAGGGTTGCACAGGAGTAAAAAGAACAACAGGCCAGCATCCTGGGGGGCTTATGATTGTTCCAAGAGACAAAGAGATATTTGATTTTACACCAATCCAGCATCCGGCAGATAGCACTGACAAAAGCGTTATCACAACGCACTTTGATTACCATGCTATCTCAGGAAGACTTTTGAAGCTTGATATTCTTGGCCACGACGACCCGACTGTCATACGAATGCTCCAGGACTTGACGGGAGTTGACCCGCGTTCAATTCCTCTTGATGACAAAGATACGATGTCAATTTTTACAAGCACAGAAGCTCTTGGAATTTCTCCTGAGGACATAGATTGTGAAGTAGGGACTTTCGGTATACCTGAGTTTGGTACAAGATTTGTAAGACAGATGTTAATTGAGACAAAACCAAAGACGTTTGCTGAACTTGTTCGTATTTCAGGTCTTTCGCATGGCACAAATGTGTGGACAAACAATGCTCAGGATTTAGTAAGAAATGGAATTGCAACGCTCAAAGAGGTAATTTCTACAAGAGACGATATTATGTTATATTTAATTCAAAAGGGTGTTCCACCAAAAGACAGTTTCAGAATCATGGAAGATGTTAGAAAAGGTAAAGGATTAAAGCCGGAGGATGAGCAGCTTCTAAGAGCTCACAATGTACCGGACTGGTATATAGAGAGTTGCAAAAAGATAACGTACATGTTCCCAAAAGCACATGCTGCAGCGTATGTAATGATGGCGTTCAGGATTGCATATTTCAAAGTACATTATAAGGAGGCTTTCTATGCAACATATTTTACAGTCAGAGCAGACGACTTTGATTATGCAACAATCATCAAGGGGAGAGATGCTATAAGGCAGAAGATAAGGGATTTGGAAAACAGGATAAGTAGTCTTTCTCAGAAAGACAAAAACCTTCTGACAGTGCTTGAGATTGCAAATGAAATGTTAGCACGAGGTCTAAAATTTTACCCTGTTGATTTGAATGAGTCTGATGCAGAGAGGTTCATCATAAAAGATGGAGGACTTTTAATACCTTTTAGTGCTCTGCCAAATGTTGGGGTGGCAGCTGCAAAAAGTATTGTTGAGGCGAGAAAAGAAGGAAGGTTTTTGTCGGTGGATGACCTTATAAGACGTGCAAAGCTAAACAAGCAGGTAATAGAGATTTTGACTCAGTATAAAGTGTTGAAAGACTTGCCTCAAACAAGTCAGCTAAGCTTTTTCTAA
- a CDS encoding thiamine diphosphokinase, whose translation MKGVVISSGKIASKSFYDEHMKDADFIICCDGGANVAYKYGFVPNLIIGDFDSVDRRILEYFKINGIQIMEFPCEKDKTDTQIAIEYLAENGFDEVVMLSCTGERLDHVLANISLLYYLLERGIVGTIVDENNIIMMTRDKIKIHGKKGHLLSLLPYTQTVSGICTKGLYYSLENGVMKFGNPYGVSNVIIEDEAIVEVKDGVLLVILSSD comes from the coding sequence ATGAAAGGTGTTGTAATCTCAAGTGGCAAGATTGCAAGCAAGTCATTTTATGATGAACATATGAAAGATGCTGATTTTATAATTTGCTGTGATGGTGGAGCAAACGTGGCATACAAATATGGTTTTGTTCCAAACCTGATAATAGGCGACTTTGACTCTGTAGACAGAAGAATTTTAGAATATTTCAAAATTAATGGCATACAAATAATGGAATTTCCTTGTGAAAAGGATAAAACAGATACACAGATTGCTATTGAGTATTTGGCAGAAAATGGATTTGACGAGGTGGTAATGCTTTCTTGCACTGGCGAAAGACTTGACCATGTTCTTGCCAACATAAGTCTTTTATATTATCTGCTTGAACGTGGTATAGTAGGTACAATAGTAGATGAAAACAATATAATCATGATGACAAGAGACAAAATAAAAATTCATGGTAAAAAAGGTCACTTACTTTCTTTGCTTCCATACACGCAAACTGTGAGTGGTATTTGTACCAAAGGTTTGTATTATTCGTTAGAAAATGGTGTGATGAAGTTTGGCAATCCTTATGGTGTGTCAAATGTTATTATTGAAGATGAAGCAATTGTTGAGGTAAAAGATGGGGTTTTATTAGTAATATTATCAAGTGATTAA
- a CDS encoding GlsB/YeaQ/YmgE family stress response membrane protein translates to MLGFIMTLIVAAIAGYIGDALTKYKMPGGFIGAMIAGLVGSWIGAYIPFFRKLGPVIAGIPIIPTILGAAIFIFVLGMFRKGIDTATKQQ, encoded by the coding sequence ATGCTCGGATTTATAATGACCCTAATTGTTGCAGCAATTGCAGGGTATATAGGCGATGCACTAACCAAATACAAGATGCCAGGTGGATTTATTGGTGCTATGATTGCTGGACTTGTTGGGTCTTGGATTGGAGCATATATTCCGTTTTTCAGAAAACTTGGACCTGTGATTGCTGGTATTCCTATTATTCCAACCATCCTTGGCGCAGCAATATTTATATTTGTACTGGGAATGTTCAGAAAAGGGATTGATACGGCAACCAAACAACAGTAG
- a CDS encoding ABC transporter ATP-binding protein, producing the protein MASVRLKGVYKRYPGGVTAVSDFNLDIEDKEFIVLVGPSGCGKTTTLRMIAGLEEVTEGEIYIGDKLVNDVPPKDRDIAMVFQNYALYPHMTVFENMAFGLKLRKFPKDEIKRRVHEAAKILGIEHLLDRKPKALSGGQRQRVALGRAIVREPKVFLMDEPLSNLDAKLRVQMRTELSKLHKRLGTTFIYVTHDQTEAMTMGTRIVVMKDGFIQQVDTPQVLYEQPANLFVAGFIGSPQMNFIESRIEQKDKNLYVVFGNNAIKLPEGKAKKVEELGYVGKEVIMGIRPEDLHDEEIFLQTAQDAVVDAHVDVVEMLGSETLLYVVVDGLNLIARVDPRSKAKAGDKIKLAFDVNRIHLFDKETEKAIVH; encoded by the coding sequence GTGGCAAGTGTAAGATTAAAAGGTGTTTACAAGAGATATCCTGGTGGTGTTACAGCTGTTTCTGACTTTAACTTAGATATTGAGGACAAAGAATTCATAGTTTTGGTAGGACCATCTGGTTGTGGTAAGACAACAACACTGAGAATGATAGCAGGTCTTGAAGAGGTAACAGAAGGCGAAATCTACATAGGGGACAAGCTGGTAAATGATGTCCCACCGAAGGACAGAGACATTGCGATGGTTTTCCAGAACTATGCTTTGTATCCTCACATGACTGTTTTTGAAAATATGGCATTTGGTCTCAAACTCAGAAAATTTCCTAAAGATGAGATAAAAAGACGTGTACATGAAGCTGCTAAGATTTTGGGAATTGAGCACCTACTTGACAGAAAACCGAAGGCTCTGTCCGGTGGTCAGAGACAGAGAGTGGCTTTAGGTCGTGCTATTGTAAGAGAGCCAAAAGTATTCCTCATGGATGAGCCTCTTTCAAACTTGGACGCAAAACTCAGAGTTCAGATGAGAACAGAGCTATCTAAGCTTCACAAGAGGCTTGGAACAACATTCATCTACGTTACACACGACCAGACAGAAGCTATGACAATGGGTACAAGAATTGTTGTTATGAAAGATGGATTTATTCAGCAGGTAGACACTCCCCAAGTTCTGTATGAACAACCTGCAAACCTATTTGTGGCAGGTTTCATTGGTTCGCCACAGATGAACTTCATTGAATCAAGGATTGAGCAAAAGGATAAGAACTTATATGTTGTATTTGGAAACAACGCAATAAAACTTCCAGAAGGAAAGGCAAAGAAGGTTGAAGAGCTTGGCTATGTTGGAAAGGAAGTTATAATGGGTATAAGACCAGAGGATTTGCACGATGAAGAGATATTCCTGCAGACAGCTCAGGATGCTGTTGTTGATGCACATGTTGATGTTGTTGAGATGCTTGGTTCTGAAACACTTCTGTATGTAGTTGTTGATGGGCTTAACCTCATTGCAAGAGTTGATCCAAGGTCAAAAGCAAAAGCTGGCGACAAGATCAAACTTGCGTTTGATGTCAACAGAATTCACCTGTTCGACAAAGAAACAGAGAAGGCTATTGTTCACTAA
- a CDS encoding PucR family transcriptional regulator, with amino-acid sequence MMTQKVIDVLEQAKDIIDDEFGYIEADGRVIYSSNPLSQNRINTVAIDMIKTDTDLEIFEGRTYKVYRSQTDTYVLYINNTEPHAEKLLDMLNLVVMKAKEPASAYDKKLFIKNLLYDNILPGEIYTKARELHIATGATRVVFAIYIPNAKEIKDVNIGEILTSIFPKSTKDFIIQLDNNILVFIKELKPGSNDEDAYKVARIILDTLNSELLLKAYIGIGSVVDDIKELSMSYKEAEAALKIGYIFEKDKYIVSYHKLGLGRLIYQMPTKLCEMFLEEVFKDVKLSDFDPELIQTVEMFFECNLNVSETARQLYIHRNTLVYRLDKIERMIGLDLRRFEDAIIFKMAMLVNQYLEYTKGNITF; translated from the coding sequence ATGATGACACAAAAGGTTATTGATGTTTTAGAGCAGGCAAAAGACATCATCGACGATGAATTTGGATATATTGAAGCCGATGGTAGAGTTATATACAGTTCAAATCCTCTTTCTCAAAACAGGATAAACACGGTTGCAATTGACATGATAAAGACTGATACAGACCTTGAGATATTTGAAGGCCGCACATACAAGGTTTACAGAAGCCAGACAGACACCTACGTTCTTTATATAAACAATACAGAACCTCATGCTGAAAAGCTTTTGGACATGTTAAACCTTGTTGTGATGAAAGCAAAAGAGCCAGCTTCAGCGTACGATAAAAAGCTGTTTATAAAAAATCTTTTGTATGACAACATCCTTCCAGGAGAAATCTATACAAAGGCAAGAGAACTTCACATTGCGACAGGTGCAACAAGGGTTGTGTTTGCTATTTATATTCCAAATGCAAAAGAGATTAAAGATGTGAACATCGGTGAGATTTTGACAAGCATATTTCCAAAGAGTACAAAAGATTTTATAATCCAGCTTGACAACAATATTCTGGTTTTCATAAAAGAGCTAAAACCAGGTTCAAATGATGAGGATGCATACAAGGTTGCAAGGATTATACTTGATACACTCAACTCAGAACTATTGCTCAAGGCATATATTGGAATTGGCTCTGTTGTTGATGACATAAAAGAACTTTCGATGTCTTATAAGGAGGCAGAAGCAGCGCTCAAAATAGGCTACATCTTTGAAAAGGACAAGTACATCGTAAGCTATCACAAGCTTGGTCTTGGAAGACTTATATATCAGATGCCAACAAAACTTTGTGAGATGTTCTTGGAAGAGGTCTTCAAGGATGTAAAACTTTCTGATTTTGACCCAGAACTTATACAGACTGTTGAGATGTTTTTTGAATGCAACTTGAACGTATCAGAAACAGCAAGACAGCTTTATATTCACAGAAATACTCTGGTTTACAGACTTGACAAAATAGAAAGAATGATAGGACTTGACCTCAGAAGGTTTGAAGATGCTATAATTTTCAAGATGGCTATGCTTGTAAATCAATATTTAGAATATACAAAAGGTAACATTACATTTTAA